In one Curtobacterium citreum genomic region, the following are encoded:
- a CDS encoding Trp biosynthesis-associated membrane protein: protein MKRSRPITVVAGLAVAGIVMLSWTQTWFTVHLHAGTAVVSRVVADGAAAVPQYTALAIASLALFLALTIAGRVLRVVLGVVEVLLGAGVVAVGVSALADPVAAAKGAVGEVAGVSDIDAVRRAVSSVDVTPWPLVGIAGGVLAVLLGVAVLVLQRSWPGPSRKYGAATAGAAADARAAAPTVRDAVTDWDDLSAGDDPTVLDEASTTDTVGSERRRSDDGAGAERGAP, encoded by the coding sequence GTGAAGCGCTCCCGACCGATCACCGTCGTCGCCGGGCTCGCCGTCGCGGGCATCGTGATGCTCTCGTGGACGCAGACCTGGTTCACGGTGCACCTGCACGCCGGGACGGCCGTCGTGTCCCGGGTCGTCGCCGACGGGGCCGCCGCGGTCCCGCAGTACACCGCGCTCGCCATCGCGAGCCTGGCGCTCTTCCTCGCGCTGACGATCGCGGGGCGGGTGCTCCGCGTCGTGCTCGGCGTGGTCGAGGTCCTGCTCGGCGCGGGTGTCGTCGCGGTCGGTGTGAGCGCGCTGGCCGACCCGGTCGCCGCGGCGAAGGGCGCCGTGGGCGAGGTCGCCGGCGTGAGCGACATCGACGCGGTCCGCCGGGCGGTGTCGAGCGTCGACGTGACGCCGTGGCCGCTCGTCGGGATCGCCGGGGGCGTCCTCGCCGTGCTCCTCGGCGTTGCCGTCCTGGTCCTGCAGCGGTCGTGGCCCGGGCCGAGCCGGAAGTACGGCGCGGCGACCGCGGGTGCGGCGGCCGACGCCCGTGCGGCGGCCCCGACCGTGCGCGACGCCGTCACCGACTGGGACGACCTCAGTGCCGGCGACGACCCGACCGTCCTGGACGAGGCGTCCACGACCGACACGGTAGGATCGGAGCGGCGCCGATCGGACGACGGCGCCGGAGCAGAACGAGGAGCACCGTGA
- the hisI gene encoding phosphoribosyl-AMP cyclohydrolase, whose protein sequence is MTDSTDTSTEAVLDRARFGADGLLPAVVQEESTKDVLMLGWMDREALRRTLTEGRVTFWSRSRREYWRKGDTSGHAQYVRAAALDCDDDTLLVTVHQVGAACHTGAHRCFDVDPLDPVTATAPEATR, encoded by the coding sequence ATGACCGACAGCACCGACACCAGCACGGAAGCGGTCCTCGACCGCGCGCGGTTCGGTGCGGACGGGTTGCTCCCCGCCGTCGTGCAGGAGGAGTCCACGAAGGACGTCCTCATGCTCGGCTGGATGGACCGGGAAGCCCTGCGCCGCACCCTGACCGAGGGGCGGGTGACCTTCTGGTCCCGCTCCCGGCGCGAGTACTGGCGGAAGGGCGACACCTCCGGGCACGCCCAGTACGTGCGCGCCGCGGCCCTGGACTGCGACGACGACACGCTGCTCGTGACCGTGCACCAGGTCGGCGCCGCGTGCCACACCGGTGCGCACCGGTGCTTCGACGTGGACCCCCTCGACCCCGTGACCGCGACCGCACCGGAGGCCACGCGATGA
- a CDS encoding phosphoribosyl-ATP diphosphatase: MKTFDDLFAELTEKARTRPEGSGTVAELDAGVHQIGKKIVEEAAEVWMAAEYEGDERTSEEISQLVYHLQVLMVAKGLTPADVWRHL; this comes from the coding sequence GTGAAGACGTTCGACGACCTGTTCGCGGAGCTGACCGAGAAGGCGCGCACGCGCCCCGAGGGCTCCGGCACCGTCGCCGAACTGGACGCCGGCGTGCACCAGATCGGCAAGAAGATCGTGGAAGAGGCCGCCGAGGTCTGGATGGCGGCCGAGTACGAGGGTGACGAGCGCACCTCGGAGGAGATCTCGCAGCTGGTCTACCACCTGCAGGTCCTCATGGTCGCGAAGGGGCTCACCCCGGCGGACGTCTGGCGACATCTGTAG
- the trpA gene encoding tryptophan synthase subunit alpha — protein MTNPETTRSVAATIDAANTERAGAVVGYLPAGFPDLQTSVDAAVALAENGVDVIELGLPYSDPVMDGPVIQRAAEESLANGFRVAQVFDAVAQITSRADVPVLVMTYWNPVLRYGVDRFADDLVASGASGLITPDLIPDEGRAWIDASERTGLDRVFLAAPSSTDTRMQQAVQASRGFVYAVSTMGVTGARVGVDTAARTVVSRLRDAGVARTCVGLGISTADQVTEVLEYADGAIVGSAFVRALADLGVQGVADRAADLTSGAVRR, from the coding sequence GTGACGAACCCTGAGACCACCCGATCGGTCGCCGCGACGATCGACGCCGCCAACACCGAGCGCGCCGGCGCCGTCGTCGGGTACCTGCCCGCCGGGTTCCCGGACCTGCAGACGAGCGTCGACGCGGCGGTCGCCCTCGCCGAGAACGGCGTCGACGTCATCGAGCTCGGCCTGCCGTACTCCGACCCCGTGATGGACGGCCCCGTCATCCAGCGCGCGGCTGAGGAGAGCCTGGCGAACGGCTTCCGCGTCGCGCAGGTGTTCGACGCCGTCGCGCAGATCACGAGCCGCGCGGACGTGCCGGTGCTCGTCATGACGTACTGGAACCCGGTGCTGCGCTACGGCGTCGACCGGTTCGCTGACGACCTCGTGGCCTCCGGAGCGTCCGGTCTCATCACGCCCGACCTCATCCCCGACGAGGGACGCGCCTGGATCGACGCCTCCGAGCGCACCGGGCTCGACCGTGTGTTCCTCGCGGCGCCGTCCTCCACCGACACCCGGATGCAGCAGGCGGTGCAGGCGAGCCGCGGCTTCGTGTACGCCGTCTCCACGATGGGTGTCACCGGCGCGCGCGTCGGCGTGGACACCGCAGCGCGGACGGTCGTGTCGCGGCTCCGCGACGCGGGCGTCGCCCGGACCTGTGTCGGGCTCGGGATCTCGACGGCCGACCAGGTCACCGAGGTGCTCGAGTACGCCGACGGCGCCATCGTCGGTTCGGCGTTCGTGCGTGCGCTCGCGGACCTCGGCGTCCAGGGCGTCGCGGACCGTGCGGCCGACCTGACGTCGGGTGCCGTGCGTCGCTGA
- the rpe gene encoding ribulose-phosphate 3-epimerase: MTIRIAPSILSADFANLERELHRIESADLVHVDVMDNHFVPNLTLGLPIVQRLQEVSPVPLDVHLMITDADTQAPKYAETGASSVTFHFEAAADPVATAAAIRSNGARAAVAIKPGTPITQVLRHLDAYDMVLLMTVEPGFGGQSFMPSVMPKLADARAAVDASGLDVWLEVDGGIAVDTVPEAVRSGADTLVAGSAVYGGEPAQRIADLREAAAAARA; encoded by the coding sequence GTGACCATCCGCATCGCGCCGAGCATCCTGTCCGCCGACTTCGCGAACCTCGAGCGGGAGCTGCACCGCATCGAGAGCGCCGACCTCGTGCACGTCGACGTGATGGACAACCACTTCGTGCCGAACCTGACGCTCGGCCTGCCGATCGTGCAGCGCCTGCAGGAGGTCTCGCCGGTCCCGCTCGACGTCCACCTGATGATCACCGACGCCGACACGCAGGCACCGAAGTACGCCGAGACGGGTGCCTCGAGCGTCACGTTCCACTTCGAGGCCGCCGCGGACCCGGTCGCCACCGCGGCCGCGATCCGCTCGAACGGTGCCCGTGCCGCGGTGGCGATCAAGCCCGGGACGCCGATCACGCAGGTCCTGCGCCACCTCGACGCCTACGACATGGTGCTGCTCATGACCGTCGAGCCGGGTTTCGGCGGCCAGTCGTTCATGCCGTCCGTGATGCCGAAGCTCGCCGACGCCCGCGCCGCCGTCGACGCGTCCGGGCTCGACGTCTGGCTCGAGGTGGACGGCGGCATCGCCGTCGACACCGTCCCCGAGGCGGTCCGGAGCGGCGCGGACACGCTCGTCGCCGGCTCTGCGGTCTACGGCGGCGAGCCGGCGCAGCGCATCGCGGACCTGCGCGAGGCCGCAGCGGCGGCACGCGCGTGA
- the trpB gene encoding tryptophan synthase subunit beta, with the protein MTSLRDLHGPYFGDFGGRFVPESLVLALDELETAFREAWADPAFREELDTLQREYTGRPSIITEAPRFAKHAGGARILLKREDLNHTGSHKINNVLGQALVAKRLGKTRLIAETGAGQHGVATATAAALFGMDCVVYMGAVDTERQALNVARMRLLGAEVIPVETGSRTLKDAINDALRDWVANVESTHYLLGTVAGPHPFPEMVREFHKVIGEEARQQVLDRVGRLPDAVAACVGGGSNAMGIFEAFLDDESVKLHGYEAGGEGIETGRHAASISLGRTGVLQGTMSYLMQDEDGQTIESHSISAGLDYPSVGPEHAYLASIGRATYEPITDTEAMEAFRLLSRTEGILPAIESSHALAGAIKLGKELGPDGVILINLSGRGDKDVASASRYFGILDENAVQL; encoded by the coding sequence GTGACCTCACTGCGTGACCTGCACGGACCGTACTTCGGCGACTTCGGCGGACGCTTCGTCCCCGAGTCGCTGGTCCTCGCTCTCGACGAGCTCGAGACGGCCTTCCGCGAGGCCTGGGCGGACCCGGCGTTCCGCGAGGAGCTCGACACGCTCCAGCGCGAGTACACCGGGCGCCCGTCGATCATCACCGAGGCGCCCCGGTTCGCGAAGCACGCCGGCGGTGCCCGGATCCTGCTCAAGCGCGAGGACCTCAACCACACCGGCTCGCACAAGATCAACAACGTGCTCGGTCAGGCCCTCGTCGCGAAGCGCCTCGGCAAGACGCGCCTCATCGCCGAGACCGGCGCCGGCCAGCACGGTGTCGCGACGGCCACCGCTGCGGCGCTCTTCGGCATGGACTGCGTCGTCTACATGGGCGCGGTGGACACCGAGCGTCAGGCGCTGAACGTCGCCCGGATGCGACTGCTCGGCGCCGAGGTGATCCCGGTCGAGACCGGATCGCGCACGCTCAAGGACGCGATCAACGACGCCCTGCGGGACTGGGTCGCCAACGTCGAGTCGACGCACTACCTGCTCGGCACGGTCGCGGGCCCGCACCCGTTCCCGGAGATGGTCCGCGAGTTCCACAAGGTGATCGGCGAAGAGGCCCGTCAGCAGGTCCTCGACCGTGTCGGTCGCCTGCCGGACGCCGTCGCCGCGTGCGTGGGCGGCGGGTCGAACGCGATGGGCATCTTCGAGGCGTTCCTCGACGACGAGTCCGTCAAGCTCCACGGCTACGAGGCCGGCGGCGAGGGCATCGAGACGGGGCGGCACGCCGCGAGCATCTCGCTCGGCCGCACCGGCGTGCTGCAGGGCACGATGTCCTACCTGATGCAGGACGAGGACGGCCAGACCATCGAGAGCCACAGCATCTCGGCCGGTCTCGACTACCCGAGCGTCGGGCCCGAGCACGCCTACCTCGCGTCGATCGGTCGCGCCACGTACGAGCCGATCACCGACACCGAGGCGATGGAGGCCTTCCGGCTCCTCAGCCGCACCGAGGGCATCCTGCCGGCGATCGAGTCGTCGCACGCCCTGGCCGGTGCGATCAAGCTCGGCAAGGAGCTCGGCCCGGACGGCGTCATCCTGATCAACCTGTCCGGACGTGGCGACAAGGACGTGGCGTCCGCCAGCCGCTACTTCGGGATCCTCGACGAGAACGCGGTGCAGCTGTGA
- the hisF gene encoding imidazole glycerol phosphate synthase subunit HisF, with protein MNAATEGTEPTGSPEPTAASGSPGPTAATGGVAVRVIPCLDVSGGRVVKGVNFLDLQDAGDPVELAARYYEQGADELTFLDVGATVENRATMYETVTRTAEQVFIPLTVGGGVRSVDDVSRLQQCGADKIGVNSAAIARPALVGEIADRFGAQAVVLSLDVKRSDRMPSGFVVTTHGGRTESDLDAIAWAREGVERGAGELLVNSIDADGTKNGFDLELVAAVRAVSAVPVIASGGAGHLDHFAPAVDAGADAVLAASVFHRGEMTIGDVKSALRAAGHLVR; from the coding sequence GTGAACGCCGCGACCGAAGGCACGGAGCCGACCGGCAGCCCGGAGCCGACGGCCGCGTCCGGCAGCCCGGGGCCGACGGCCGCGACCGGCGGGGTCGCGGTCCGGGTCATCCCGTGCCTCGACGTCTCCGGCGGCCGAGTCGTCAAGGGCGTCAACTTCCTCGACCTGCAGGACGCCGGCGACCCCGTCGAGCTCGCCGCCCGCTACTACGAGCAGGGCGCGGACGAGCTGACCTTCCTGGACGTCGGCGCCACGGTCGAGAACCGCGCGACGATGTACGAGACGGTCACCCGCACCGCCGAGCAGGTCTTCATCCCGCTCACCGTCGGCGGCGGGGTCCGGAGCGTCGACGACGTCTCCCGCCTGCAGCAGTGCGGCGCGGACAAGATCGGCGTGAACAGCGCCGCGATCGCCCGCCCGGCCCTGGTCGGCGAGATCGCGGACCGCTTCGGCGCACAGGCGGTCGTGCTGTCGCTCGACGTCAAGCGGAGCGACCGGATGCCGTCCGGGTTCGTCGTCACGACGCACGGCGGGCGGACCGAGTCCGACCTCGACGCGATCGCCTGGGCGCGCGAGGGCGTCGAGCGTGGCGCGGGCGAGCTCCTCGTGAACTCGATCGACGCCGACGGCACGAAGAACGGCTTCGACCTCGAACTCGTCGCCGCCGTCCGCGCGGTCTCCGCGGTCCCCGTCATCGCCTCGGGCGGCGCCGGTCACCTCGACCACTTCGCACCGGCGGTCGACGCCGGGGCCGACGCGGTCCTCGCGGCGAGCGTCTTCCACCGGGGTGAGATGACGATCGGCGACGTCAAGTCGGCGCTGCGCGCCGCGGGTCACCTCGTCCGCTGA
- the hisG gene encoding ATP phosphoribosyltransferase: MLRIAVPNKGSLSETASEMLKEAGYAGRRDPKALHLLDERNGVEFFFLRPRDIATYVGSGALDVGITGRDLLLDSGSAAHEVDALGFADSTFRFAGTPGRFTELQDLEGVRVATSYPGLVGEFLAQHGVTATLVKLDGAVESAVRLGVADAVADVVSTGSTLRAAGLEIFGPVILESTALLISTDETIPGIDVLRRRLQGVLVARGYVMLDYDIPTGLLEQATAVASGIESPTVSPLHDRDWSAVRVMIPREDANLIMDALYDLGARAILVSPIHAARL; the protein is encoded by the coding sequence ATGCTCCGCATCGCCGTGCCCAACAAGGGCTCCCTGTCCGAGACCGCGTCCGAGATGCTCAAGGAGGCCGGGTACGCCGGTCGCCGCGACCCGAAGGCGCTGCACCTGCTCGACGAGCGCAACGGCGTCGAGTTCTTCTTCCTCCGTCCCCGGGACATCGCCACGTACGTCGGTTCCGGCGCACTCGACGTCGGCATCACCGGCCGCGACCTGCTCCTCGACTCCGGGTCGGCGGCGCACGAGGTCGACGCGCTCGGGTTCGCCGACTCGACCTTCCGCTTCGCGGGCACGCCCGGCCGGTTCACCGAGCTGCAGGACCTCGAGGGCGTCCGGGTGGCGACGAGCTACCCGGGCCTGGTCGGCGAGTTCCTCGCCCAGCACGGCGTCACGGCGACCCTGGTGAAGCTCGACGGCGCGGTGGAGAGCGCGGTGCGTCTCGGCGTGGCCGACGCGGTCGCCGACGTCGTCTCGACGGGCAGCACGCTCCGCGCGGCCGGCCTCGAGATCTTCGGCCCGGTCATCCTCGAGTCGACCGCGCTGCTCATCTCGACCGACGAGACCATCCCGGGCATCGACGTCCTCCGCCGCCGGCTGCAGGGCGTGCTCGTCGCCCGCGGCTACGTGATGCTCGACTACGACATCCCGACGGGCCTGCTCGAGCAGGCGACCGCGGTGGCGTCCGGCATCGAGTCGCCCACGGTGTCGCCGCTGCACGACCGTGACTGGTCCGCCGTCCGCGTGATGATCCCGCGCGAGGACGCGAACCTCATCATGGACGCGCTCTACGACCTCGGCGCCCGGGCGATCCTGGTCAGCCCGATCCACGCCGCACGCCTGTGA
- a CDS encoding DUF6704 family protein — MSNTEPAELGEGHSPAAWTAVVIMLIGFAAGTLFFWFDLAWGVWASAAVVVVGLIVGAVMKRAGYGVDGPKFVPKHHAE, encoded by the coding sequence GTGAGCAACACTGAGCCCGCAGAACTCGGCGAAGGCCACTCGCCCGCCGCCTGGACCGCCGTCGTGATCATGCTGATCGGGTTCGCGGCCGGGACGCTGTTCTTCTGGTTCGACCTGGCGTGGGGCGTCTGGGCCTCCGCCGCGGTCGTGGTCGTCGGGCTCATCGTCGGTGCCGTCATGAAGCGCGCCGGCTACGGCGTCGACGGCCCGAAGTTCGTCCCCAAGCACCACGCGGAGTAG
- a CDS encoding anthranilate synthase component I: protein MSTSTSTTRSDFDALLDGHRVVPVVRALYADSETPVGVYRKLADGRPGSFLLESAGQGGLWSRWSFVGVRSFGVLTQEGDRAAWIDTGIPASRAVGSLDGAPLEVLARLHERWATPRVPGTPPLVGGTVGFIGWEAVRQLEHLPNVPDADFDVPGQALAFVSELAALDHRTGLVLLVASALNDGTDDADTMWQDAQSRLDRMQADLVTPSVATVAEAFEIAEPTPRHRSTPDEYMAAVVRSKDFIRDGDVFQVVISQRFDHDVTADPLDVYRVLRTLNPSPYMYFLSLADTADERFWIVGASPEALVKVQDGRAITHPIAGSRPRGATPVEDVRLGDELLADPKERAEHLMLVDLARNDLQKVCEPGSVAVTEFMTVERFSHIMHLVSSVEGAVCPGASAIDVFRATFPAGTLSGAPKPRALEIIDELEPAKRGVYAGVVGYFDFAGDADLAIAIRTALIKDGVARVQAGAGLVADSDPHTEHVEAVNKAAAPLRAVATANRMREVRS, encoded by the coding sequence ATGAGCACCTCGACCAGCACCACGCGCTCGGACTTCGACGCCCTGCTCGACGGCCACCGGGTCGTGCCCGTCGTCCGCGCGCTGTACGCCGACAGTGAGACCCCGGTCGGGGTCTACCGCAAGCTCGCGGACGGCCGCCCCGGCTCCTTCCTGCTCGAGTCGGCGGGGCAGGGCGGCCTCTGGTCGCGCTGGTCGTTCGTCGGCGTGCGGAGCTTCGGCGTGCTCACGCAGGAGGGTGACCGGGCCGCGTGGATCGACACCGGCATCCCGGCGTCGCGCGCCGTCGGGTCGCTCGACGGCGCCCCGCTCGAGGTGCTCGCGCGGCTGCACGAGCGCTGGGCGACCCCGCGCGTCCCCGGGACGCCGCCGCTCGTCGGCGGGACCGTCGGGTTCATCGGCTGGGAGGCCGTTCGGCAGCTCGAGCACCTGCCGAACGTGCCGGACGCCGACTTCGACGTGCCCGGTCAGGCACTCGCGTTCGTGTCCGAGCTGGCCGCGCTCGACCACCGCACCGGCCTCGTGCTGCTCGTCGCCAGTGCCTTGAACGACGGCACCGACGACGCCGACACGATGTGGCAGGACGCGCAGTCCCGGCTCGACCGGATGCAGGCCGACCTGGTCACGCCGAGCGTCGCCACCGTGGCCGAGGCGTTCGAGATCGCCGAGCCGACGCCGCGGCACCGCTCGACCCCGGACGAGTACATGGCCGCGGTGGTGCGGTCGAAGGACTTCATCCGCGACGGCGACGTGTTCCAGGTGGTGATCTCGCAGCGGTTCGACCACGACGTGACGGCCGACCCGCTCGACGTCTACCGGGTGCTCCGGACGCTCAACCCGAGCCCGTACATGTACTTCCTGTCCCTCGCGGACACGGCCGACGAGCGGTTCTGGATCGTCGGGGCCTCGCCCGAGGCCCTCGTGAAGGTCCAGGACGGTCGGGCGATCACCCACCCGATCGCCGGGTCGCGGCCCCGCGGGGCGACCCCGGTCGAGGACGTCCGGCTCGGCGACGAACTGCTCGCCGACCCGAAGGAGCGCGCCGAGCACCTGATGCTCGTCGACCTCGCCCGCAACGACCTGCAGAAGGTGTGCGAGCCGGGGTCCGTCGCGGTCACGGAGTTCATGACCGTCGAGCGCTTCAGCCACATCATGCACCTGGTGTCGAGCGTCGAGGGGGCCGTGTGTCCCGGAGCGTCCGCGATCGACGTCTTCCGTGCGACCTTCCCGGCCGGCACGCTCTCCGGGGCACCGAAGCCGCGCGCCCTCGAGATCATCGACGAGCTCGAACCGGCGAAGCGCGGCGTCTACGCGGGCGTCGTCGGGTACTTCGACTTCGCCGGTGACGCCGACCTGGCCATCGCGATCCGAACGGCGCTCATCAAGGACGGGGTCGCCCGGGTGCAGGCCGGCGCCGGGCTCGTGGCGGACTCCGACCCGCACACCGAGCACGTCGAGGCGGTCAACAAGGCCGCGGCCCCGCTGCGCGCCGTCGCGACCGCCAACCGCATGCGCGAGGTCCGGTCGTGA
- the lgt gene encoding prolipoprotein diacylglyceryl transferase — MPLLSIPSPSTAWQYFDLTAWLRDVFGFSLPLDFRIHAYAICILLGIVAAVLLANRRLNARGVERWIIIDIAIWAVPFGIIGGRLFHVFTHVSDYFGPGRDPLSFLYIWEGGLAIFGAIILGSVGAWIGCRQVGLRFTTLIDAIAPGVLLAQAFGRLGNYFNHELFGMPTNLPWGLQIESSNPAFPKGLPEGTLFHPTFLYEIIWNVCGVVVILLLDKRFRLQWGKVMALYLIWYGTGRSVLESIRVDTSETFFGIRTNVWASFAAILIGIIVFIVQTRRHTGKEPSPYAPGRQPRRTSDVDSDDTWSEHDDDAAAAVTGSDPVPAGGSAK; from the coding sequence ATGCCCCTCCTGAGCATCCCGAGCCCGAGCACGGCCTGGCAGTACTTCGACCTGACGGCCTGGCTCCGTGACGTGTTCGGGTTCTCGCTGCCCCTCGACTTCCGCATCCACGCCTACGCGATCTGCATCCTGCTCGGGATCGTCGCGGCCGTGTTGCTCGCGAACCGCCGGCTCAACGCCCGCGGCGTCGAGCGCTGGATCATCATCGACATCGCGATCTGGGCGGTGCCGTTCGGCATCATCGGCGGGCGCCTGTTCCACGTCTTCACCCACGTCAGCGACTACTTCGGCCCGGGCCGCGACCCGCTGTCCTTCCTCTACATCTGGGAGGGCGGTCTGGCCATCTTCGGCGCGATCATCCTCGGCTCGGTCGGGGCGTGGATCGGCTGCCGGCAGGTGGGCCTGCGCTTCACGACCCTGATCGACGCGATCGCGCCCGGCGTGCTGCTCGCCCAGGCGTTCGGGCGGCTCGGCAACTACTTCAACCACGAGCTCTTCGGCATGCCGACGAACCTGCCGTGGGGCCTGCAGATCGAGTCGTCGAACCCGGCGTTCCCGAAGGGCCTGCCCGAGGGCACGCTGTTCCACCCGACGTTCCTCTACGAGATCATCTGGAACGTCTGCGGCGTCGTCGTGATCCTGCTGCTCGACAAGCGCTTCCGCCTGCAGTGGGGCAAGGTCATGGCGCTCTACCTGATCTGGTACGGCACCGGCCGTTCCGTGCTCGAGTCCATCCGCGTCGACACGAGCGAGACGTTCTTCGGAATCCGCACGAACGTGTGGGCGTCCTTCGCCGCGATCCTGATCGGCATCATCGTCTTCATCGTCCAGACGCGGCGGCACACCGGCAAGGAACCGAGCCCGTACGCCCCGGGACGCCAGCCGCGTCGGACCTCCGATGTAGACTCGGACGACACCTGGTCAGAACACGACGACGACGCCGCGGCGGCCGTCACGGGCTCCGATCCGGTGCCGGCAGGCGGGTCCGCGAAGTAA
- the trpC gene encoding indole-3-glycerol phosphate synthase TrpC, whose product MLETLVAGALEDAAARRLDRPYADVERDLDRVASPLDALDFLAPGDRVKILAEVKRASPSRGSMATIEDPAALAADYERGGASTISVLTEGRKFLGSLADLEAVKARVGVPVLRKDFIADPYQVVEARAAGADLVLLIVAALDQARLVELHDLAEQLGMRVLVEAHSADEVSRGLDAGARILGVNARDLTDFSLDRDLFGSLADRIPDGVVRVAESAVAGPADVAHYRAAGADVVLVGEALVTGADPAATLASFIDAADGLGRPRV is encoded by the coding sequence GTGCTCGAGACCCTCGTCGCGGGTGCCCTCGAGGACGCCGCCGCCCGTCGCCTCGACCGTCCGTACGCGGACGTCGAACGCGACCTCGACCGGGTGGCATCGCCCCTCGACGCGCTCGACTTCCTCGCCCCGGGTGACCGCGTCAAGATCCTCGCCGAGGTCAAGCGCGCGAGCCCGTCCCGCGGCTCGATGGCCACCATCGAGGACCCGGCCGCCCTGGCCGCCGACTACGAGCGCGGTGGCGCCTCGACGATCAGCGTCCTGACCGAGGGACGGAAGTTCCTCGGCAGCCTCGCCGACCTCGAGGCCGTCAAGGCGCGCGTCGGCGTCCCGGTGCTCCGCAAGGACTTCATCGCGGACCCGTACCAGGTGGTCGAGGCCCGCGCCGCCGGCGCCGATCTCGTGCTGCTCATCGTCGCCGCCCTCGACCAGGCCCGGCTCGTCGAGCTGCACGACCTGGCCGAGCAGCTCGGCATGCGCGTCCTGGTCGAGGCGCACTCCGCGGACGAGGTCTCGCGTGGCCTCGACGCCGGTGCGCGCATCCTCGGCGTGAACGCCCGCGACCTGACCGACTTCTCGCTGGACCGCGACCTGTTCGGGTCGCTCGCCGACCGGATCCCCGACGGGGTCGTCCGCGTCGCCGAGTCCGCCGTCGCCGGTCCTGCCGACGTCGCGCACTACCGCGCCGCAGGTGCCGACGTCGTCCTGGTGGGGGAGGCGCTCGTCACGGGCGCGGACCCCGCCGCCACCCTCGCGTCGTTCATCGACGCCGCGGACGGCCTCGGCCGCCCGCGGGTCTGA